ACCCGGCCCGTTCGATCGCCACCGCGCTCTACGGCGGCGGCATCGCGTGGACCCAGCTCTGGGTGTCGATCGTGGCCCCGATCCTCGGTGCGGTGATCGCCGGTCTCATCTACAAGCTCGTCTTCGACCGCTCGAAGCAGCTCGCCGCGTAACCTCGCAGACGACGATGGCGGATGTCCCACGGGACATCCGCCATCGTCGTCTCCGCAGGCTCGAGCGACGCGTCGGGTCAGCCCGCGACGATGCGCTGCGAACCTGCGTCGAACTCGACGAGGTCGCCCGTCTCGCCCGCACGACTCGCGCGGCCGCCGAGCACGAGCATGTAGGCGAGGAACCCGCCGAGTGCAGCGACGCCGATGCCGATCTTCACCGGCCAGGGCCAGGGCGCCGGCGTGACGAATCCCTCGATGATGCCCGACACGAAGAGGAAGAACACGAGGCCGATCGCGACGCTGAAGAGCGCGCGGGCGTCTTCGGCGAGGGCGACGCCTCGCGGCCGGGCGCCAGGTGCCACCCAGGCCCAGAAGATGCGGAGGCCGGCCGCCGCCGCGACGAAGACGCAGGTGAGCTCGAGCAGCCCGTGCGGGGCGATGTAGAGGAAGAACGTGTCGGCCTCGTCGTAGGCGAACATGACCGCCGCATTGACGCCGAGGTTCTGCGCGTTCTGCAGGATCACCCAGGGCACCCACACGCCGAGGATCCCGAAGGCCACGCACTGCGCCGCGATCCACGCGTTGTTCGTCCAGACCGCGCCAGCGAACGACGCAGCGGGGTTCTCCGAGTAGTAGGCGACGAAGCCCTCCTCGGCGAGCTGGCGCAGCTCCTCCTCGCTGCCGAGCGCCGCGAGCACGCGCGGGTCGCCGCTGATCCACCACGCGTAGAGCGCGGCGACGACGACGGTGACGACGGCCACGGCGAGCGTCAGCCAGCGGAGTCGGTAGAGGGCGGCGGGCAGGCTCACGACCGCGAATCGCGTGAACTGCCGCAGCGGGTTCTCGGGCGCACCGGTGAACGCCAGCCTGGCCCGCGCGAGCGTGACCGAGAGGCGGTCGCCGAGCGGCGTCGCACCCGCGGTCGTCTGCACGAGCGAGAGGTCGGATGCCGCGCTCTGATACCGCTCGACGAGCTCGTCGGCCTCGGCGCCGTCGAGCCTACGGCGGCGTGCGAGCGCGTCGAGCCGCTGCCAGTCGTCGTGACGGGCGGAGGCGAGCGCATCGAGGTCCATCTGCTTGAATACTACCCATGGCAGATGCCCCGGTCGTCGCACAGCACGTGAGCCGATTCGACGACGAGGGCGTCGTCACCGGCGAGGCCGTCACGCTCGACGTGCGGCCCGCGAGCGCCATCATCCGCGCCGGGGGCGCGATCATCGATGTGCTCGTCTCCGTGCTCCTGATCGTCGGCCTCCTCCTCGCCCTCTCCGGGCTCGGCATCGACCAGAAGGGCTTCCAGGCCATCCTGATCGCGGGCATCGTGACCTGCATCGTGGTCATCCCCACGACGGTCGAGACGGCGTCGCGCGGCCGCTCGCTCGGCAAGCTCGCGTTGGGGCTGCGGGTCGTGCGCGACGACGGCGGGGCGATCGGCTTGCGGCACGCGTTCATCCGCGCGCTCACCGGTGTCGTCGAGATCTACCTGACCTTCGGTGGTCTCGCCGTGCTCGTCGGTTTCCTGAATCCGTCGTCGAAGCGACTCGGCGACCTGCTCGCGGGAACCCACGGCCAGGTCGAGC
The sequence above is a segment of the Agromyces hippuratus genome. Coding sequences within it:
- a CDS encoding stage II sporulation protein M, with amino-acid sequence MDLDALASARHDDWQRLDALARRRRLDGAEADELVERYQSAASDLSLVQTTAGATPLGDRLSVTLARARLAFTGAPENPLRQFTRFAVVSLPAALYRLRWLTLAVAVVTVVVAALYAWWISGDPRVLAALGSEEELRQLAEEGFVAYYSENPAASFAGAVWTNNAWIAAQCVAFGILGVWVPWVILQNAQNLGVNAAVMFAYDEADTFFLYIAPHGLLELTCVFVAAAAGLRIFWAWVAPGARPRGVALAEDARALFSVAIGLVFFLFVSGIIEGFVTPAPWPWPVKIGIGVAALGGFLAYMLVLGGRASRAGETGDLVEFDAGSQRIVAG
- a CDS encoding RDD family protein, yielding MADAPVVAQHVSRFDDEGVVTGEAVTLDVRPASAIIRAGGAIIDVLVSVLLIVGLLLALSGLGIDQKGFQAILIAGIVTCIVVIPTTVETASRGRSLGKLALGLRVVRDDGGAIGLRHAFIRALTGVVEIYLTFGGLAVLVGFLNPSSKRLGDLLAGTHGQVERVPKLPSTAFGVPPQLVSWAAIADVARLPDPLARRVAAFFTNAAHLVPESRARVAAVLAAEVAPFVSPLPDAPPELFLAGVAALRRERDAVALSLVDARMASLAPVLTATPPGFPQR